GGGATAACCGTGGGCTTCCCCATAATGATCATCTCCATGGCGATTTCCGCCCTTATCAGCTTGGGAGCGACCGCCTCCATATCCTTGAGGCTGGGAGAAGGTAAAAAAGAGGCGGCGGAACTCATCGCCGGCAACGCCCTGGTGCTATTGCTGGCGGCCGGAGCGGGGCTGTCGCTCTTTGGGCTGAGGTACCTGGAGCCAATACTGGCCGCCTTCGGGGCCGGCCCGGCCATAATGCCCTATGCCGCGGAATACATGCGAGTCATTCTGGCCGGAAATGCATTGATGAGCGTGGGCTTCGGCCTGAGTCATATGATCCGTGCCGAGGGCAATCCGTCCGTGCCCATGCTTATAACCATGGTGGCCACGGGAACCAACATATTCCTGGACTGGCTCACGGTGTTCCCCTTGGGAATGGGGGTTCGGGGGGCTGCCCTGGCCACGGTGATTTCTCAGGGTATAGGAGCGGCGATCGCGTTGGGCTATTACCTGCGCGGGAGAAGCCTGCTAAAGCTCCGCCTGCCCAACCTGCGCCTCCGGATGGGGGTATGCCTGGGCATAGCCTCCCTGGGAATTCCCCAGTTCGTGATGCAGGGGATCAACAGCGTGCAGCAGGTGATCTTAAACCGTAGCCTGGCCTACTACGGCGGCGACCTGGCCATCGCCGCCATGGGGATAGTCTTCAGCCTGGGCACCTTCCTCCTCATGCCGGTGATCGGTGTGGCGCAGGGGGCCCAGCCCATTGTCGGTTACAACTACGGCGCCGGCCACTTCGGCCGGGTACGGGAAACCCTGAAACTGGCCATCCTGGGAGCCACGGGGGTGGTGTTTGCGGGTTTCCTGGTGACCAGAATTTGGCCGGAGGAGTTGCTCTCCCTGTTCAGTCGCGATGACCCGGAACTGGTACGTCTGGGCGCCCACGTGCTGTGGTGGTTCTTCCTGCTGGTTCCCACCGCGGGCTTCCAGGTCATAAGTGCGGGATACTTTCAAGCCGTGGGAAAGCCGGTCCATTCCACCCTGCTGACCCTGTCCCGCCAGGTACTTCTGTTCATTCCCCTGCTCCTGATCTTACCTCGGATCTGGGGGCTGGAGGGCATATGGCGCGTGGCCCCGCTGGCCGATATCGGCTCGGCCATCATAACCGCCGTGTTCATTTTGCGCGAACTGCGAAGGCTGGCGGAGGGCAGGATGCCGCTTCTGGAACTGGCGAACTCGCCGGCAGACCGAGGCTAATCCGTGGGTGGGCCGACCTGTGCCCTCGCCGGCGCCATTGACGGGTTCCTGGATACATCAGCGGAGCGGGGGATTGGCAGGGGCAGGGCCCAGGGGCTATAATTATGGGCGTACGGTAGATTAAAGCACTGCCTGGGAAAGGGATGAGGAGCTTCCATGAAGCATGTGCGTCTGCTGGTAAAGCCCTTACTGGCCAACCCGGTGTTGCCGGACTGCCAGCGCTGCGGGGTGTCCTGCCAGTCGGCCTGTAAGACCTCGCTCACCGTTGGTAACCAGATGTGTGCCGCTCCGGAGAGACAGAAGCCGAGCCATGAAGGCTAGCGAGGGAAGCTGGTGGGAACGGCTGGCCCGGCGCGAGGACGTGCATTGGTTCCGGTACCGCGACCGGGCCTTTCTCTTGGACGCCAATACGGCGGCGGTTTACGAGCTCGACGCTCTGGCCTTCGACCTGCTGGAAGCCCTGACCGCCGGAAGAGGAGCCGGGGTGGCGCGGCAGGAGGTGGCTGCCCGCCGTTCGGCCGCGGAAGTGGAAGAGGCCTGGGCGGAACTCGAGCAGTTTCACCGCCGGGGCTGGCTTCTGGGCCCAGATCCGCTGGCGCGCCTGAGTTGCGGAGAGGCGGAGCGAGAAGCCCTGTTCGCCCCTGCCTGGACCAAGGCGCTCTGCCTGAACGTGGCCCATGCCTGCAATCTTCGCTGTACTTACTGCTTCGCCGGCCAGGGGCGCTTCGGCGGTGAGGCAGAGCTCATGCCGCCGGAAATAGCGCTTGCGGCGGTGGATTATCTTCTTTCCCAGTCCCCCCCGGGGGCAGATCTGGAAGTCGATTTCTTCGGCGGCGAACCCCTGCTGAACTTCCCGGTGGTGCGGAAGGCAATCGAATACGGCGAGGTGGCGGCCCGGGCGCAGGGAAAGAACCTGCACTTCACCCTTACCACCAACGCCCTGGGACTCGACCGGGCAAAGCTCGAATTCCTGAACCGCCACCGGGTCCAGCTCATCCTGAGCCTTGACGGAAGGCAGGAAGTGCACGACCGTTTCCGCCGCCTGCCTGACGGCCGGGGAAGTTACGCCTACGTCGTGCCGCGCATTCTGGAGGCGGTGTCCTCGCGAGGCGGCCCTGATCCTTCTCCGGACTACTACATCCGGGGTACCTTTACCCGCTTCAACCCGGACTTCTCGCGGGATGCCGCCCATCTCCTGGAGCTGGGATTGCGCCGCATCTCGTTGGAGCCGGTGGTGGCCCCTCCGGAGGAGGATTACGCCCTGAGGCCGGAGGATTATCCCATCCTGGTCAGCGAATACGACCGTTTGGTAGAATTATGCCTGGCGGAACAGAGCCAAGGCCGCGAGTTCTTGTTCTTCCACTTTCAGGTTGATCTGGAACCCGGGCTTTGCCTGCCCAAACGCCTCCGGGGTTGCGGTGCCGGCCATCAGTATTTGGCGGTTAGCCCTTCCGGAAACCTCTATCCTTGCCACCAATTTGTGGGCCAGGCTGAGTTTCTCCTGGGCGATCTGGCCCGGGGGGTGGTGAACCGGGAGCTTCAAGCCCGGTTTGCAGGCCTCAACGTTCTGAGCCGGGAGGAATGCCGTTCCTGCTGGGCCCGCTATTTCTGCGGAGGAGGATGTCACGCGGCCAGCTGGCTGTATTACGGCGACTTGCAAAAACCGCACCCGTTGAGCTGCGAACTGGTGAGGAAACGGCTGGAATGCGCCCTGTACCTTCAATGCGTGGGCAAAAACGCCGGACGGGCCGACTTTACAGCCCGGGAGGGCTAAAATATAATTTAAACGTCATTCTTTTTTGTAAGCCGCGCCACTTCGGAGGCGGGCTCTGAATTGCTACTTCCGGGGGAGGGAAGGTGGTTGCGATGGAGGAGCGGACCTAGGGGGCGGTCGCGACCCGGGAAGAGTCGCAAGGGTGCCGGAAAGACCGCTCCTCTTGTTAGGGCCGCGGGACGCAGGCCCGGCGGACGGACCGGCGAAGGCAACGGGTCAGGAAAGGGAAAATCCAAGGGGAAGAGGTCTTCCCCTCCACCTCTCGGCGGCCCGGGACAGTGGGCCCGTAAGGCAGCTTCCACCGCTCGAAACTGGGCGCACAAAGGCCGGTCGTTCTTTGCGCAGGAGGGCTGGGCAAACAGAGTCCGGGTGGGGTCGCAGCTGCTGATCAGATACCCCCGCCTCAGGATCGCTGGTGTGGCTCTGGTTGCCGCTCTTGCTCTGGTCGTGCTGGCGTCGCTCCTCACACGGCCGAATGCCGTGGCCGTGGAAGTAGCAGGGCGCACGGTAGGAGTAGTGGGCTCCGAGGCGGAGGTAAAGCAGGCCGTAGCCGAACTGGAACGGGAATTGACCGCCCAGGGCTGGGTAGAGCCGGAGAACTGCCGGGAACTTAGCCTGGTGCCGGTCAGGGTTCCGGCGGCCCAGGTAGCCGGTCCCGCCGAGCTAAAGGAGGCCCTGCGCCGGGCGCTGGCGTTTACGGTGCAAGCGGCGGCCATTCGGGTGGACGGCAAGATCGTGGCCTGGGTAAGGGACCGGCAGGTGGCGGAGAAGGTGCTGGACGAGGTCAAGGAAGCCTACCTGGCCGGCGAGGGCAAGGTGCTTGAGGTAGATACGGAAGAAGAAGTGAAGGTTGAGTCCGGTGAGGTCCTGACCAGCGAGGTCGTGGCCCCGGAAACGGCGGTACAGTTGCTACGAGAGGGGGTTCCCTATACCGCCAGGTATACGGTAGCGGCCGGCGATTCGCTGTGGAGCATAGCCCGGGCCCACGGCACCTCGGTAGAGGAATTGCGGGCGGCCAACCCCCAGCTTCAGGGCGACTTCTTGCAGATAGGGGACGAGCTGCGGCTGGTCCGGGTTGAACCGCCTCTTCACTACGTGGTTACCCGAGAGGTTCAGGAAGAAGAACGCATTCCCTACCCGGTGGAAATCCGGCAGGATAGCTCTCTGTATCGCGGGCAGGAGAAGGTGCGGCAGGAGGGCCAACCGGGTGTACGGGCGGTCACCTACAGGGTTGTGGAGCGCAACGGGATGACCGTGTCCCGCAGCGAGGTTGACCGCCGGGTGATCCGGGAGCCGGTGGCCAAGGTGATTGCCCGGGGGACCAAGCGGCTGGTGGTGGCCTCGCGCGGCGAGGCGCCTGCTGTCCTGAGCTGGCCGGTTTCCGGTCGGATTACTTCCACCTACGGCTACCGAGGCCGCGAATTCCACCCGGCGCTGGATATCGCCGCGCCTTCGGGAACTCCGGTACGGGCGGCGGCGGCCGGGACCGTGGTGTTCGCCGGTTACGAGGGCGGGTACGGAAGAATGATAGTGATCGACCACGGGGGCGGTCTGGTGACGCGGTACGCGCACCTGTCCAGTGTGGCGGTTGAGGTTGGGGAAGCGGTAGAGCGGGGGCAACGCATCGGAAGCGTGGGTGAGAGCGGGCGGGCAACAGGTCCGCACCTGCATTTTGAAGTGCTGGTGGACGGCTCGCCGCGCAACCCCTATAACTACTTGTGACGGCCGGGCTGAAGACCGGATAGCCATACCGGACCGGGGAGGAAGCAGGTTTCCTCCCCGGTCGTTTTGAAGGCGCCGTGCTCCCTCACCGAGTGTTGTGTTGCCAAGGGTACGGGACGGACGGGGAAAAGTGCCAGAGGGCGCCGGGGTTGCCCCGAAAAGGTGAGGGTGGTATTCTTGCCTCGGGGAGATCGCAAAAACCAGACGGAGAGGCAAGAGAGGGTGCATATGGTGTACGATGTGGCGATAGTGGGCGGCGGGCCTGCCGGGCTTACGGCCGCGGTCTACGTCGCCCGGGGCGGCTGGAAAACCGTAGTTTTTGAAGCCCAGCTTCCGGGAGGACAGGCGGCGCTGACCGATACCATTGAGAACTATCCCGGCTTTCCCGAAGGCATAGGCGGCCAGGAACTGATGGACAAGTTCCTGGAACAGGCCCGGCGATTCGGCGCCGAAATCCGCCTGGAGGCGGTGGACCGGGTAAGCCTTGGCACCTCACCCAAGACGCTCTGGACCTCCGGCGGTGAATACCGGGCGCGGGCGCTCATAGTGGCTACCGGAGGGCGGCAGCGCCGGCTGGGCGTGCCCGGCGAGGAGGAGTTGCTCGGCCGCGGGGTTTCCTTCTGCGCCACCTGTGACGGGGCCTTCTTCCGGGATCAGAAGGTGGCGGTGGTCGGCGGGGGCGACGCGGCGGTCAAGGAGGCGCTACTCCTGACGCGGTGGGCGCGGGAGGTAGTGCTGATCCACCGCCGGGACCGTTTGGCGGCCGGCCGCGCGCTTCAGGAACGGGCGCGGGCGAACAACAAGCTGCGCTTTATCTGGAATGCGGTGGTAGGGAGGATTCTTGGGAAGGACCGGGTGGAGGGCCTGGAGTTGCTGGAGGTGAGGAGCGGGCGGCGGTTCGA
This genomic window from Clostridia bacterium contains:
- the scfA gene encoding six-cysteine ranthipeptide SCIFF codes for the protein MKHVRLLVKPLLANPVLPDCQRCGVSCQSACKTSLTVGNQMCAAPERQKPSHEG
- a CDS encoding MATE family efflux transporter, whose amino-acid sequence is MNRSDRLGRGRPGRLLVEFSLPAIASMLVNALYNVVDRMFVGQAVGSLAIAGITVGFPIMIISMAISALISLGATASISLRLGEGKKEAAELIAGNALVLLLAAGAGLSLFGLRYLEPILAAFGAGPAIMPYAAEYMRVILAGNALMSVGFGLSHMIRAEGNPSVPMLITMVATGTNIFLDWLTVFPLGMGVRGAALATVISQGIGAAIALGYYLRGRSLLKLRLPNLRLRMGVCLGIASLGIPQFVMQGINSVQQVILNRSLAYYGGDLAIAAMGIVFSLGTFLLMPVIGVAQGAQPIVGYNYGAGHFGRVRETLKLAILGATGVVFAGFLVTRIWPEELLSLFSRDDPELVRLGAHVLWWFFLLVPTAGFQVISAGYFQAVGKPVHSTLLTLSRQVLLFIPLLLILPRIWGLEGIWRVAPLADIGSAIITAVFILRELRRLAEGRMPLLELANSPADRG
- the trxB gene encoding thioredoxin-disulfide reductase; protein product: MVYDVAIVGGGPAGLTAAVYVARGGWKTVVFEAQLPGGQAALTDTIENYPGFPEGIGGQELMDKFLEQARRFGAEIRLEAVDRVSLGTSPKTLWTSGGEYRARALIVATGGRQRRLGVPGEEELLGRGVSFCATCDGAFFRDQKVAVVGGGDAAVKEALLLTRWAREVVLIHRRDRLAAGRALQERARANNKLRFIWNAVVGRILGKDRVEGLELLEVRSGRRFEESVDGVFVFIGSEPNTAPFANQGLNFDQNGYILTDGEMKTSLPGVFAAGDVRAKSLRQVATAVGDAALAAAAAEHYLSEGS
- the scfB gene encoding thioether cross-link-forming SCIFF peptide maturase, producing MKASEGSWWERLARREDVHWFRYRDRAFLLDANTAAVYELDALAFDLLEALTAGRGAGVARQEVAARRSAAEVEEAWAELEQFHRRGWLLGPDPLARLSCGEAEREALFAPAWTKALCLNVAHACNLRCTYCFAGQGRFGGEAELMPPEIALAAVDYLLSQSPPGADLEVDFFGGEPLLNFPVVRKAIEYGEVAARAQGKNLHFTLTTNALGLDRAKLEFLNRHRVQLILSLDGRQEVHDRFRRLPDGRGSYAYVVPRILEAVSSRGGPDPSPDYYIRGTFTRFNPDFSRDAAHLLELGLRRISLEPVVAPPEEDYALRPEDYPILVSEYDRLVELCLAEQSQGREFLFFHFQVDLEPGLCLPKRLRGCGAGHQYLAVSPSGNLYPCHQFVGQAEFLLGDLARGVVNRELQARFAGLNVLSREECRSCWARYFCGGGCHAASWLYYGDLQKPHPLSCELVRKRLECALYLQCVGKNAGRADFTAREG
- a CDS encoding peptidoglycan DD-metalloendopeptidase family protein; the encoded protein is MALVAALALVVLASLLTRPNAVAVEVAGRTVGVVGSEAEVKQAVAELERELTAQGWVEPENCRELSLVPVRVPAAQVAGPAELKEALRRALAFTVQAAAIRVDGKIVAWVRDRQVAEKVLDEVKEAYLAGEGKVLEVDTEEEVKVESGEVLTSEVVAPETAVQLLREGVPYTARYTVAAGDSLWSIARAHGTSVEELRAANPQLQGDFLQIGDELRLVRVEPPLHYVVTREVQEEERIPYPVEIRQDSSLYRGQEKVRQEGQPGVRAVTYRVVERNGMTVSRSEVDRRVIREPVAKVIARGTKRLVVASRGEAPAVLSWPVSGRITSTYGYRGREFHPALDIAAPSGTPVRAAAAGTVVFAGYEGGYGRMIVIDHGGGLVTRYAHLSSVAVEVGEAVERGQRIGSVGESGRATGPHLHFEVLVDGSPRNPYNYL